From Salinirubellus salinus, the proteins below share one genomic window:
- a CDS encoding NUDIX domain-containing protein, with product MEATDHEHGYVVNVDAAVVRGDEYLVVRRGADERHAAGALAFPGGKVESGPGTDDPIAATAAREVHEEVGVEVGTVEYVCSRAFESDTGTPCLNVVTRCAYAGGEAHRAAPEEVAAVAWRTPDAIRDDPDAPGYLVEYLDRVEASRGGDT from the coding sequence ATGGAGGCGACCGACCACGAGCACGGTTACGTCGTGAACGTCGACGCCGCCGTCGTCCGTGGCGACGAGTACCTCGTCGTCAGGCGCGGCGCGGACGAGCGTCACGCCGCCGGCGCGCTGGCCTTTCCCGGTGGGAAGGTGGAGTCTGGACCGGGCACGGACGACCCGATAGCGGCCACGGCCGCGCGTGAGGTGCACGAGGAGGTGGGCGTCGAGGTCGGGACCGTCGAGTACGTCTGCAGTCGGGCCTTCGAGTCCGACACCGGCACGCCGTGTCTCAACGTCGTCACACGCTGTGCCTACGCGGGCGGAGAGGCACACCGCGCGGCGCCGGAGGAGGTGGCCGCCGTGGCGTGGCGCACGCCGGACGCGATCCGGGACGACCCCGACGCGCCCGGCTACCTCGTCGAGTACCTCGACCGGGTAGAGGCGAGCCGCGGCGGGGACACCTGA
- a CDS encoding ion transporter: MAGEAALPPGAGPREQVRFYLLDHETVVGKAIDIALLALNLVFVGLFVAETYSVSAATATVLARLDVVIALVFLVEYLLRLYGAENRLAEATDPYTVVDLLAILPALLVFVLPAGVVVDLAFLRALRVVRVLRFYRFTRDAKFFFGTISEEALRGTKLLTMVFVLLFVSAGLFYSAEVDANPAVNNFGDAFYYTVVTLTTVGFGDVTPVTRAGRWVTVAAILAAVILVPRQASRILKEWTTDKIDVTCPQCGLQYHDPDASHCKSCGHVIYHEYDSRERE, translated from the coding sequence ATGGCAGGTGAGGCGGCCCTCCCACCCGGCGCTGGGCCACGCGAGCAGGTCCGGTTCTACCTCCTCGACCACGAGACGGTCGTGGGCAAGGCCATCGACATCGCGCTCCTCGCGCTGAACCTCGTGTTCGTCGGCCTGTTCGTCGCGGAGACGTACTCCGTCTCGGCCGCCACGGCGACGGTGCTCGCCCGCCTCGACGTCGTCATCGCGCTGGTGTTCCTCGTCGAGTACCTGCTCCGGCTCTACGGCGCCGAGAACCGGCTCGCGGAGGCCACCGACCCCTACACGGTCGTCGACCTGCTCGCCATCCTCCCGGCCCTGCTCGTGTTCGTCCTCCCGGCCGGCGTCGTGGTCGACCTCGCGTTCCTCCGGGCGCTGCGAGTCGTCCGTGTATTGCGGTTCTACCGGTTCACGCGCGACGCGAAGTTCTTCTTCGGGACCATCAGCGAGGAGGCGCTCCGCGGGACGAAACTCCTGACGATGGTGTTCGTCCTCCTGTTCGTCTCTGCCGGCCTGTTCTACAGCGCCGAGGTCGACGCGAACCCGGCGGTGAACAACTTCGGGGACGCGTTCTACTACACCGTCGTCACGCTCACGACGGTCGGGTTCGGCGACGTCACGCCCGTCACGCGGGCCGGCCGGTGGGTCACGGTCGCGGCCATCCTCGCCGCGGTCATCCTCGTCCCGCGGCAGGCCTCTCGCATCCTCAAGGAGTGGACCACCGACAAGATCGACGTGACGTGCCCCCAGTGTGGCCTCCAGTACCACGACCCGGACGCCTCGCACTGCAAGTCCTGTGGACACGTCATCTACCACGAGTACGACTCGCGGGAACGGGAGTAA
- a CDS encoding NADH:flavin oxidoreductase/NADH oxidase, producing MPDLFDPLELRETELRNRVMVSPMCQYSCEAMDGVATDWHHQHLVSRAVGGAGVVMTEATAVSPDGRISPQDLGIWNDEQGEALAPVVERVNAHGATSAIQLAHAGRKASTYRPFAEASGPVHEDHGWTPVGPTETPYPSDEPLDVERLDEGGIQQVVDDFRAAAERALDAGFDVAEVHGAHGYLLHEFYSPISNTRDDEWGGDYEGRTRLIREVTRTVREVWPDGKPVFVRLSATDWMDEQGGWTVSDTVRLAGDLADDGADLIDVSAGGIHPDQQIPHLGPHYQTPYAEAVKEEYGDSLAVGAVGGITTPEGANEVVLNGRADVSILAREHLRDPYFTLTAAKELGKMGKVDVPPQYARAFPRPE from the coding sequence ATGCCAGACCTCTTCGACCCGCTCGAACTGCGAGAGACCGAGCTACGCAACCGCGTGATGGTCTCCCCGATGTGTCAGTACTCCTGCGAGGCGATGGACGGCGTCGCCACCGACTGGCACCACCAGCACCTCGTCTCCCGCGCCGTCGGCGGCGCCGGCGTCGTGATGACCGAGGCGACGGCCGTCTCGCCGGATGGCCGCATCTCCCCACAGGACCTCGGCATCTGGAACGACGAACAGGGCGAGGCGCTCGCGCCCGTCGTCGAGCGGGTGAACGCCCACGGCGCCACCTCGGCCATCCAGCTCGCCCACGCTGGCCGCAAGGCCTCGACCTACCGCCCGTTCGCCGAGGCGTCCGGCCCGGTCCACGAGGACCACGGCTGGACCCCCGTCGGGCCGACGGAGACCCCGTACCCCTCCGACGAACCGCTCGACGTCGAGCGGCTGGACGAGGGGGGCATCCAACAGGTCGTCGACGACTTCCGGGCCGCGGCCGAACGCGCCCTCGACGCCGGCTTCGACGTCGCCGAGGTCCACGGCGCCCACGGCTACCTCCTCCACGAGTTCTACTCGCCCATCTCGAACACCCGCGACGACGAGTGGGGTGGGGACTACGAGGGACGCACGCGGCTGATCCGGGAGGTCACGCGCACGGTGCGGGAGGTGTGGCCCGACGGCAAGCCCGTCTTCGTCCGCCTCTCCGCGACCGACTGGATGGACGAACAGGGTGGCTGGACCGTCTCCGACACGGTCCGGCTGGCGGGCGACCTCGCGGACGACGGCGCGGACCTGATCGACGTCTCGGCGGGCGGTATCCACCCCGACCAGCAGATCCCGCACCTCGGTCCACACTACCAGACACCCTACGCCGAGGCCGTGAAGGAGGAGTACGGCGACTCACTGGCGGTCGGGGCGGTCGGCGGTATCACGACGCCGGAGGGCGCGAACGAGGTGGTACTGAACGGCCGAGCCGACGTGTCCATCCTCGCCCGCGAGCACCTGCGCGACCCCTACTTCACGCTGACGGCGGCGAAGGAACTCGGGAAGATGGGGAAGGTGGACGTGCCCCCACAGTACGCTCGGGCGTTCCCGCGGCCGGAGTAG
- a CDS encoding trans-sulfuration enzyme family protein has protein sequence MDDRTRRFETVAVSEGEHPDGDGVGDVVSPIHLASTFALPGLDTSMRLEDVDPAAGEFLYSRLNNPTRHALEKRLAALEGGEFGFAFASGTAAISTLFLAVLEPGDHVVAFDDLYAGTRRMLEVLFRDRLRVDISFVDATEVENVTDALRPETRLVWMETPTNPTMKLCDVRAIAESLDEDTVLGVDNTFASPYFQRPLELGADVVAHSTTKYLNGHSDSVGGALVTDDEAVAESVQFLQQVGLGNQVAPFDAYMIMRGTKTLPARMRTHEANATVIAEYLADHDLVTAVHYPGLESHPQHDLAAAQMDGFGGMISFELAGEMADAKAFLEGLEQFTLAVSLGGVESLVELPAAMTHEPIPREERLASGVTDTLVRISVGIEHVEDLVADLERGFEAMTAAADAPLVAED, from the coding sequence ATGGACGACCGGACCCGACGGTTCGAGACTGTGGCGGTGTCCGAGGGCGAGCATCCCGACGGCGACGGCGTCGGTGACGTGGTGAGTCCCATCCACCTCGCGTCGACGTTCGCGCTGCCGGGGCTGGACACGTCGATGCGACTGGAGGACGTGGACCCCGCGGCCGGCGAGTTCCTCTACTCGCGGCTGAACAACCCGACGCGTCACGCCCTCGAGAAGCGCCTCGCGGCGCTCGAGGGCGGCGAGTTCGGGTTCGCGTTCGCCTCCGGGACCGCGGCCATCTCCACCCTGTTCCTCGCCGTGCTGGAACCGGGCGACCACGTCGTCGCGTTCGACGACCTCTACGCCGGCACCCGGCGGATGCTCGAGGTGCTGTTCCGCGACCGACTCCGGGTCGACATCTCGTTCGTCGACGCCACCGAGGTCGAGAACGTGACCGACGCGCTCCGCCCCGAGACGCGACTGGTCTGGATGGAGACGCCGACGAACCCGACGATGAAACTCTGTGACGTGCGGGCCATCGCCGAGTCGCTCGACGAGGACACCGTCCTCGGCGTCGACAACACGTTCGCCAGTCCCTACTTCCAGCGGCCGCTCGAACTCGGCGCCGACGTCGTGGCCCACTCCACGACGAAGTACCTCAACGGCCACTCCGACTCGGTGGGCGGGGCGCTCGTCACGGACGACGAGGCGGTCGCCGAGTCGGTCCAGTTCCTCCAGCAGGTCGGTCTCGGCAACCAGGTGGCGCCGTTCGACGCCTACATGATCATGCGCGGAACGAAGACGCTCCCCGCCCGGATGCGGACTCACGAGGCGAACGCGACGGTCATCGCGGAGTACCTCGCCGACCACGACCTCGTCACGGCCGTCCACTACCCCGGGCTGGAGAGCCACCCACAACACGACCTCGCCGCGGCGCAGATGGACGGGTTCGGCGGGATGATCAGTTTCGAACTCGCCGGCGAGATGGCTGACGCGAAGGCGTTCCTCGAGGGGCTGGAGCAGTTCACGCTCGCGGTGAGTCTCGGCGGCGTCGAGTCGCTCGTCGAACTCCCCGCCGCGATGACGCACGAGCCCATCCCGCGCGAGGAGCGACTCGCGAGCGGTGTCACCGACACGCTCGTCCGCATCTCGGTCGGTATCGAGCACGTCGAGGACCTCGTCGCGGACCTGGAACGCGGGTTCGAGGCGATGACCGCGGCGGCCGACGCACCGCTCGTCGCCGAGGACTGA
- a CDS encoding CPBP family intramembrane glutamic endopeptidase, whose product MRLRPSVGTPSGERVPGHAVAFVLLTFVIALAAYGPVVATDRGWVNASVPGELAIVGVFSPAIAALVLRARTDGPDGVRWFFAGLTDGRFPTRWWAVNLLLPPLSVALLYGAFLALGGEFVLAERARTFLDAGWTVVLVAPITALVVVAISFGEEAGWRGYLLPALQTRMGALSASLLLGVVWFAWHVPLVFLPESQNAAFPLPLWGVSIVASAVVYTWLFNNTGGSVLAATMLHAGYNFWGPLVSLHPAQTGSPLSASLITGFDVVLAAVLVLAFGAATLRARQRRGGVASTPADD is encoded by the coding sequence ATGCGTCTCCGCCCGAGCGTCGGCACCCCCTCCGGGGAGCGGGTGCCCGGCCACGCCGTCGCGTTCGTCCTCCTGACCTTCGTCATCGCGCTGGCGGCGTACGGGCCGGTCGTCGCCACCGATCGCGGCTGGGTGAACGCGAGCGTGCCCGGTGAACTCGCCATCGTGGGCGTGTTCAGCCCCGCTATCGCCGCCCTCGTACTCCGGGCGCGCACCGACGGTCCCGACGGTGTCCGCTGGTTCTTCGCCGGCCTGACCGACGGCCGGTTCCCCACCCGCTGGTGGGCGGTCAACCTCCTCCTGCCGCCGCTCTCGGTCGCCCTGCTCTACGGCGCGTTCCTCGCACTCGGCGGGGAGTTCGTCCTCGCCGAGCGGGCGCGGACGTTCCTCGACGCCGGGTGGACCGTGGTGTTAGTCGCCCCCATCACCGCCCTCGTCGTCGTCGCTATCTCCTTCGGCGAGGAGGCCGGGTGGCGGGGCTACCTGCTCCCCGCCCTCCAGACCCGGATGGGAGCGCTCTCCGCGAGCCTCCTCCTCGGGGTGGTCTGGTTCGCGTGGCACGTCCCCCTCGTGTTCCTCCCGGAGAGCCAGAACGCGGCGTTCCCCCTGCCGCTGTGGGGGGTCTCCATCGTCGCCAGCGCCGTCGTCTACACGTGGCTGTTCAACAACACGGGCGGGAGCGTCCTCGCCGCGACGATGCTGCACGCTGGCTACAACTTCTGGGGACCGCTGGTGTCGCTCCACCCCGCACAGACCGGGAGCCCGCTCTCGGCGTCACTCATCACCGGCTTCGACGTCGTGCTGGCCGCCGTCCTCGTCCTCGCGTTCGGGGCGGCGACGCTCCGGGCGAGACAGCGTCGTGGCGGCGTCGCGTCGACGCCCGCGGACGACTGA
- a CDS encoding Lrp/AsnC family transcriptional regulator, protein MTLKGLDDLDRHILFTLQRDARHASSKEIAERRDVSASTVRKRIARLEEKGIISGYRAEVDYGRAGYQLRVQIVCSAPVTERERQADRALEVAGVVSIREIAAGANNLLVSVVAEDDDDLTRIARELTELGLDVSDEQLIRGEQFNPFAGFGGDGTAESEREKRADAQ, encoded by the coding sequence ATGACGCTGAAGGGGCTCGACGACCTCGACCGGCACATCCTGTTCACCCTCCAACGAGACGCGCGACACGCCTCCTCGAAGGAGATCGCCGAGCGACGCGACGTCTCCGCGAGCACGGTCCGCAAGCGCATCGCCCGTCTGGAGGAGAAGGGCATCATCAGTGGCTACCGGGCGGAGGTCGACTACGGCCGGGCCGGCTACCAGCTCCGCGTCCAGATCGTCTGTTCCGCCCCGGTGACCGAGCGGGAGCGACAGGCCGACCGCGCGCTGGAGGTCGCGGGCGTGGTGTCGATCCGGGAGATCGCCGCCGGCGCGAACAACCTCCTCGTCTCCGTCGTCGCCGAGGACGACGACGACCTGACCCGCATCGCCCGCGAACTGACGGAACTCGGCCTCGACGTCTCGGACGAGCAGCTCATCCGCGGCGAGCAGTTCAACCCCTTCGCCGGGTTCGGCGGGGACGGGACGGCCGAATCGGAGCGCGAGAAGCGGGCCGACGCGCAGTGA
- a CDS encoding proton-conducting transporter transmembrane domain-containing protein, with amino-acid sequence MSDLLVVIPMWVALLVAAGALAVLPRTLGYAVAVALSALTVPWVLLAPAGTSLVVTPLGFEQTLLRVDGLTRPVTAVFGFVAALGLAYAYATDADRKTGAWAAAYMGASMAAVLAGDWLTLLVAWETMAVTATVLVWVHGGDAVRPAYRYAVYHLIAGALLVAAVALHFTAQGTFAITGGFTAGLPTALGVLGVGINLGFVGLHYWVPDTYPRPHVAASVVLAGFTTKVAVYALARLIPEGNLVVAYVGGVTVVYAVWMAILQTDTRRLLSYHIVSQVGYMVAAVGIGTAVGTAGAVAHLSTHVLYKGLLFMVAGAFVYRVGTGSLKELGGLGRRMPLTFAAFLVAALAISGVPGFSGFVSKGLVIKAVDKTGLEVLWWLLVLGGVGTVLSFAKFGYYAFVRAVPAPFEVRPSRPALSAVLVVAAVPSVVFGLAPDLLFGAMPGDTAGFEPYATSELTKAAAVTAVGVLGFVALRGPLSRIPDRDVDRVLHPAAFRLADGASRAVAGTAGTVAKTAGVFARSLGDRLLARSTDGPAESAIGTAMLVVAAGLGLTLLVALLG; translated from the coding sequence ATGAGCGACCTCCTCGTGGTCATCCCGATGTGGGTCGCGCTCCTCGTCGCCGCGGGCGCGCTGGCGGTCCTGCCCCGCACCCTCGGCTACGCCGTCGCCGTCGCCCTGTCGGCGCTGACGGTGCCGTGGGTCCTGCTCGCGCCCGCGGGCACCAGCCTCGTCGTCACCCCGCTCGGCTTCGAGCAGACCCTGCTCCGGGTCGACGGGCTGACCCGCCCGGTGACGGCGGTGTTCGGCTTCGTCGCCGCGCTCGGGCTGGCGTACGCCTACGCCACCGACGCCGACCGGAAGACCGGTGCGTGGGCCGCGGCGTACATGGGCGCCTCGATGGCAGCCGTGCTGGCGGGCGACTGGCTCACCCTGCTCGTCGCGTGGGAGACGATGGCCGTCACGGCGACGGTGCTCGTCTGGGTCCACGGCGGCGACGCCGTGCGCCCGGCGTACCGCTACGCCGTCTACCACCTGATAGCCGGTGCCCTGCTCGTGGCGGCCGTGGCGCTGCACTTCACCGCGCAGGGCACGTTCGCCATCACCGGCGGGTTCACGGCCGGCCTGCCCACCGCGCTGGGCGTGCTCGGCGTCGGCATCAACCTCGGGTTCGTCGGCCTGCACTACTGGGTGCCCGACACCTACCCCCGGCCACACGTCGCCGCGAGCGTCGTCCTCGCCGGGTTCACGACGAAGGTGGCCGTCTACGCGCTCGCCCGCCTCATCCCCGAGGGGAACCTCGTCGTCGCCTACGTCGGCGGCGTGACGGTGGTGTACGCCGTCTGGATGGCCATCCTCCAGACCGACACCCGGCGGCTCCTCTCGTACCACATCGTCTCGCAGGTGGGGTACATGGTCGCCGCCGTCGGCATCGGCACCGCCGTCGGCACGGCCGGCGCCGTGGCCCACCTCTCGACGCACGTCCTCTACAAGGGCCTGCTGTTCATGGTGGCCGGCGCGTTCGTCTACCGGGTCGGCACGGGGTCGCTGAAGGAGCTGGGCGGTCTCGGCCGTCGGATGCCGCTCACGTTCGCCGCGTTCCTCGTCGCGGCGCTCGCCATCAGCGGCGTCCCCGGCTTCTCCGGGTTCGTCAGCAAGGGCCTCGTCATCAAGGCCGTCGACAAGACCGGTCTGGAGGTGCTCTGGTGGCTGCTCGTCCTCGGCGGTGTCGGTACCGTCCTCTCGTTCGCGAAGTTCGGCTACTACGCGTTCGTCCGGGCGGTCCCGGCGCCGTTCGAGGTGCGGCCGTCGCGTCCCGCGCTGTCGGCCGTCCTCGTCGTCGCCGCCGTTCCGAGCGTCGTCTTCGGCCTCGCACCGGACCTCCTGTTCGGCGCGATGCCGGGCGACACGGCCGGCTTCGAACCGTACGCCACGAGCGAACTGACCAAGGCGGCCGCCGTCACCGCCGTCGGCGTGCTCGGCTTCGTCGCGCTCCGCGGGCCGCTCTCGCGGATTCCGGACCGCGACGTCGACCGGGTGCTCCACCCGGCGGCGTTCCGCCTCGCCGACGGCGCCTCGCGGGCAGTCGCGGGCACGGCCGGAACCGTCGCGAAGACGGCCGGCGTGTTCGCCCGGTCGCTCGGCGACCGACTGCTCGCACGCTCCACCGACGGCCCGGCGGAGTCGGCCATCGGCACCGCGATGCTCGTCGTCGCGGCAGGCCTCGGCCTGACCCTGCTGGTCGCACTACTCGGCTGA
- a CDS encoding complex I subunit 5 family protein: MSDVVSLVPLLAVLVPALALPLILASGARPNLREAWTLLAGLGTLAVVAWLVRAPETHVTPLASFAGFDLALRADAAGLLFALLASTLWVATSVYSIGYMRGLREHDQTRYFAAFAASIAATMGVALAADLLTLFVFYELLTLATYPLVVHAGSEEARAAGRTYLAYTLGGGVLAFGGILLVGTVAGTLGFVPGGIAGLTSDPTLGRAAFALLAVGFGVKAAVVPLHAWLPTAMVAPTPVSGLLHAVAVVKSGVFALTRSVLYVFGPEQAEALGMALPLAVAAAVTMVFAALVGLRQDNLKAGLAYSTISQLSYIVLGVALLTPLAMFGALLHVVAHAFMKITLFFGAGLIYVETGEKYVSDVAGIGKRLPLTMVAFAVTAAGLVGFPLIAGFVSKFHLVLGAAESVHPAFVAAFLVAGVLKLLYFWPIVYAAFFGVRDRSTPASRHAFAPPHAAPDGGVAQVPPPAPEQVDPSRNGGGDSSADVAAETTGWERLPLGREAAAALLVPVLFTAAMAVAFGVVPTAMPFWDLATTAVAEVFG; the protein is encoded by the coding sequence GTGAGCGACGTCGTCTCGCTGGTGCCGCTGCTGGCGGTGCTGGTGCCGGCGCTCGCCCTGCCCCTGATACTCGCCTCGGGCGCCCGCCCGAACCTCCGGGAGGCGTGGACCCTGCTCGCCGGCCTCGGCACGCTCGCCGTCGTCGCGTGGCTGGTCCGCGCCCCCGAGACGCACGTCACGCCGCTCGCCTCGTTCGCGGGCTTCGACCTCGCGCTCCGTGCGGACGCGGCGGGCCTCCTGTTCGCCCTGCTGGCGAGCACGCTCTGGGTCGCCACGAGCGTCTACAGCATCGGCTACATGCGGGGCCTGCGTGAGCACGACCAGACCCGTTACTTCGCCGCGTTCGCCGCCAGCATCGCCGCCACGATGGGCGTCGCGCTGGCGGCCGACCTGCTCACGCTGTTCGTGTTCTACGAACTGCTGACGCTGGCGACGTACCCGCTGGTCGTCCACGCCGGGTCCGAGGAGGCCCGCGCGGCCGGCCGGACCTACCTCGCCTACACGCTCGGCGGCGGCGTGCTCGCGTTCGGTGGCATCCTGCTCGTCGGGACGGTCGCCGGCACGCTCGGGTTCGTCCCCGGCGGCATCGCGGGCCTGACGAGCGACCCGACGCTCGGCCGGGCGGCGTTCGCGCTGCTGGCCGTCGGCTTCGGCGTCAAGGCCGCCGTCGTGCCGCTCCACGCGTGGCTCCCGACCGCGATGGTCGCGCCCACGCCCGTCTCGGGCCTGCTCCACGCGGTCGCCGTCGTCAAGAGCGGCGTGTTCGCGCTCACCCGGTCCGTGCTGTACGTCTTCGGCCCGGAGCAGGCCGAGGCGCTCGGGATGGCCCTGCCGCTCGCCGTGGCCGCCGCCGTGACGATGGTGTTCGCCGCGCTCGTCGGCCTCCGACAGGACAACCTCAAGGCCGGGCTGGCGTACTCGACCATCAGCCAGCTCTCGTACATCGTGCTCGGCGTGGCCCTGCTGACGCCGCTGGCGATGTTCGGCGCGCTGTTGCACGTCGTCGCCCACGCGTTCATGAAGATCACCCTGTTCTTCGGGGCGGGACTCATCTACGTCGAGACGGGCGAGAAGTACGTCTCGGACGTCGCGGGCATCGGCAAGCGACTCCCGCTGACGATGGTGGCGTTCGCCGTCACAGCCGCCGGTCTCGTCGGGTTCCCGCTGATCGCCGGCTTCGTCAGCAAGTTCCACCTCGTCCTCGGAGCGGCCGAGAGCGTCCACCCGGCGTTCGTCGCCGCGTTCCTCGTCGCGGGCGTGCTGAAGTTGCTGTACTTCTGGCCCATCGTCTACGCGGCGTTCTTCGGCGTGCGTGACCGCTCGACGCCCGCGAGTCGCCACGCGTTCGCACCGCCGCACGCCGCGCCGGACGGGGGCGTCGCACAGGTGCCGCCGCCGGCCCCGGAGCAGGTCGACCCGTCGCGCAACGGCGGCGGGGACTCCTCGGCGGACGTGGCGGCCGAGACCACCGGCTGGGAGCGTCTGCCGCTCGGCCGCGAGGCCGCGGCCGCGCTGCTCGTCCCGGTGCTGTTCACGGCCGCGATGGCCGTCGCCTTCGGCGTCGTCCCGACCGCGATGCCGTTCTGGGACCTCGCCACGACGGCCGTGGCGGAGGTGTTCGGATGA
- a CDS encoding proton-conducting transporter transmembrane domain-containing protein, producing the protein MTLDAADLLPLLVAWPLLAAVGPLVLARRWPGAAQFGTALVLAGQVALAGLVLAVVATDGPLSYVVGGIPAAFGIGLLADRLSAALALLVAVGALGAFLSDRSTHDGPYGSLWLLLVAGLTGVVVTADLFNLYVFLEISGLAAYALVAHARGTDAALAALKYLLAGTVGATLYLLGVGYAFVATGTLAMADLGPALAAAGHDSTLVVASFALLAVGLAVKLALFPLHTWKPDAYSAAPPAVAAALAALGSTVAAYALVRVTYGVYGAAFFEAVPTVRTVLLAAAAASVVAGGVLALRATDVRRLLAYSSVSQFGLVALGVGLASPTALTGALVTLVGHAVAKGGLFVAAGTFDRAYGVRSVADYAGLAGRTPLGAFAVAALAVSLVGLPPTVGFAGKWLLALGAVETGQWAVAAVVVLSTLLSLAYAGRLVERLYLGESAHGGAVAADGGLPARPDTLALSLVVASAALVVALGLGAGVLTDWFAPVVEGWL; encoded by the coding sequence GTGACGCTCGACGCTGCCGACCTCCTGCCGCTGCTCGTCGCGTGGCCCCTGCTGGCGGCCGTCGGCCCGCTCGTACTGGCCCGGCGCTGGCCCGGGGCCGCTCAGTTCGGGACGGCGCTCGTCCTCGCCGGGCAGGTGGCGCTCGCGGGGCTGGTCCTCGCAGTCGTCGCCACGGACGGCCCGCTCTCGTACGTCGTCGGGGGCATCCCCGCCGCGTTCGGCATCGGCCTGCTGGCCGACCGCCTGAGCGCGGCGCTCGCCCTGCTGGTCGCGGTGGGTGCCCTCGGCGCGTTCCTGAGCGACCGCTCGACCCACGACGGCCCGTACGGGAGCCTCTGGCTCCTGCTCGTCGCGGGCCTGACGGGCGTGGTCGTCACGGCCGACCTGTTCAACCTCTACGTCTTCCTCGAGATCTCGGGACTGGCGGCGTACGCACTCGTCGCGCACGCACGCGGGACGGACGCCGCGCTCGCGGCGCTCAAGTACCTGCTGGCGGGCACGGTGGGCGCGACGCTCTACCTGCTCGGGGTCGGCTACGCCTTCGTCGCCACGGGCACGCTGGCGATGGCCGACCTCGGCCCCGCGCTGGCCGCCGCGGGCCACGACTCGACGCTCGTCGTCGCCTCGTTCGCCCTGCTCGCGGTGGGACTCGCCGTCAAACTGGCGCTGTTCCCGCTGCACACCTGGAAGCCGGACGCGTACAGCGCGGCCCCGCCAGCCGTGGCGGCCGCGCTCGCCGCGCTCGGCTCCACCGTCGCGGCCTACGCGCTCGTCCGCGTCACCTACGGCGTCTACGGTGCGGCGTTCTTCGAGGCCGTCCCCACCGTGCGGACGGTCCTGCTGGCCGCCGCGGCCGCGAGCGTCGTCGCCGGTGGCGTCCTCGCGCTCCGTGCGACGGACGTCCGGCGCCTGCTCGCCTACTCGTCCGTGTCGCAGTTCGGGCTGGTCGCGCTCGGCGTCGGCCTCGCCTCGCCCACCGCGCTCACGGGGGCGCTGGTGACGCTGGTCGGCCACGCCGTCGCCAAGGGTGGCCTGTTCGTCGCCGCGGGCACCTTCGACCGGGCCTACGGCGTCCGCTCGGTGGCCGACTACGCGGGCCTCGCGGGCCGGACCCCGCTGGGCGCGTTCGCCGTCGCCGCGCTCGCCGTGAGTCTCGTCGGTCTCCCGCCCACGGTGGGGTTCGCCGGCAAGTGGCTCCTCGCGCTCGGCGCCGTCGAGACGGGCCAGTGGGCCGTCGCTGCGGTGGTCGTCCTGAGCACGCTCCTCTCGCTGGCCTACGCGGGTCGGCTGGTGGAGCGGCTGTATCTGGGTGAGTCGGCCCACGGTGGGGCGGTGGCCGCCGATGGCGGCCTCCCGGCCCGCCCCGACACCCTCGCGCTCTCGCTCGTCGTCGCCAGCGCCGCGCTCGTCGTGGCCCTCGGCCTCGGCGCCGGCGTGCTGACCGACTGGTTCGCCCCCGTGGTGGAGGGGTGGCTGTGA
- a CDS encoding cation:proton antiporter subunit C, with the protein MTELPLALDGWFAHVVYACLVGVGLFVLIDDENLVKKVVGLNIFQTGVFLFFITSAYRVDGRAPLVTEAGPFVNPLPHVLILTAIVVGVSVTAVALALVVRLYETYGTLREDVIRDLRAEAAREAAGEEVSR; encoded by the coding sequence ATGACTGAACTCCCCCTCGCGCTCGATGGCTGGTTCGCCCACGTCGTCTACGCGTGTCTCGTCGGCGTCGGCCTGTTCGTCCTGATCGACGACGAGAACCTCGTGAAGAAGGTCGTCGGCCTCAACATCTTCCAGACCGGGGTCTTCCTCTTCTTCATCACGAGTGCCTACCGCGTGGACGGCCGCGCGCCGCTCGTGACGGAGGCCGGCCCCTTCGTCAACCCCCTGCCGCACGTGCTCATCCTGACGGCCATCGTCGTCGGCGTGAGCGTGACGGCGGTGGCGCTGGCGCTCGTGGTGCGGCTCTACGAGACCTACGGCACGCTCCGCGAGGACGTCATCCGGGACCTCCGTGCGGAGGCGGCCCGTGAGGCCGCGGGCGAGGAGGTGTCCCGGTGA